The following are from one region of the bacterium HR11 genome:
- the fchA gene encoding Methenyltetrahydrofolate cyclohydrolase, protein MAWVDQSVRDFIEAVAAATPAPGGGSVAALAAASAAALLQMYALRSAQSPKVAPDWRARFPEVACRIAGWKLRALTLVDEDVQAFEAVLEARRRPQATEAERKARTEAIRAATLRAAGVPLEVAELCVQVLQACQELLPHGLASMRSDVQTAYYIARAGLAAALANVAINLEGLEPAAVPEDLRTRYEAARQALAAVPLDLPG, encoded by the coding sequence ATGGCCTGGGTCGACCAAAGCGTCCGGGACTTCATCGAAGCCGTCGCTGCGGCGACGCCTGCGCCGGGCGGCGGGTCCGTCGCGGCCTTGGCGGCGGCGTCAGCGGCGGCCCTCCTGCAGATGTACGCCCTTCGGAGTGCCCAGTCCCCGAAGGTCGCCCCCGACTGGCGGGCCCGGTTCCCTGAGGTGGCCTGCCGCATTGCCGGGTGGAAACTTCGGGCCCTGACCCTGGTCGATGAGGACGTCCAGGCCTTCGAGGCCGTCCTGGAGGCCCGCCGTCGGCCGCAGGCGACAGAAGCCGAACGGAAGGCCCGGACCGAGGCCATCCGGGCGGCCACCCTGCGGGCCGCCGGCGTTCCCCTGGAGGTCGCCGAGCTATGCGTTCAGGTCCTCCAGGCCTGTCAAGAATTGCTACCCCACGGCTTGGCCTCGATGCGGTCAGACGTCCAGACGGCCTACTATATAGCCCGGGCGGGTTTAGCCGCCGCCTTGGCGAACGTGGCCATCAACTTGGAAGGCCTCGAACCGGCCGCCGTGCCGGAGGACCTGCGGACCCGCTATGAAGCCGCCCGTCAGGCCTTGGCGGCCGTCCCGCTGGACCTGCCGGGATAA
- the atpC gene encoding ATP synthase epsilon chain, with protein MPAKLPEKIHLTIVTPYRQLASAEVDEVLLPGELGQLGILPGHRPLLTTLTIGEVAYRQGRRWTHLVVEWGFAEVLPDRVIVLAETAASVADIDPEAILKAKQRAEERLRSRNPDVDVESEMEQLRRALARLAVWEKETQKGPE; from the coding sequence ATGCCTGCGAAGCTACCGGAGAAGATCCACCTGACCATCGTCACGCCGTACCGCCAGTTGGCTAGTGCCGAGGTCGATGAGGTCCTCCTGCCCGGCGAGTTGGGTCAACTCGGCATCTTGCCGGGTCACCGCCCTCTCCTGACGACCCTGACGATCGGCGAGGTCGCCTATCGCCAGGGTCGCCGGTGGACCCACCTGGTCGTCGAGTGGGGCTTCGCCGAGGTCCTCCCGGACCGGGTCATCGTCTTGGCCGAGACGGCCGCCTCGGTGGCCGACATCGACCCGGAGGCCATCCTGAAGGCCAAACAACGGGCCGAGGAGCGCCTGCGGAGTCGGAACCCCGACGTGGACGTCGAATCCGAGATGGAACAGCTCCGCCGGGCCCTGGCTCGGCTGGCCGTGTGGGAGAAGGAGACCCAAAAGGGCCCCGAGTGA
- the yumC gene encoding Ferredoxin--NADP reductase 2 codes for MTQERDVYDVTIIGGGPVGLFAAFYAGLREMRTKIIEALPELGGQLITLYPEKLIYDVAGFPEVLAKDLAASLIAQGLRYQPTVCLEERAVQLEREPDGVYVITTDKGRRHWTRTVIVCAGIGAFNPNRLDRPGVQAFEGRGVYYFAKNFEEFRDKRLLIVGGGDSAVDWALHLYPIARHVTLIHRRTEFRAHEKSVRELMAAPVTVKTPYELKELRGDTWVREAVIYQNRTMEEETLPVDAVILALGFKADIGPLAEWGFELDGRYIKVNARMETSLPGVFACGDIASVEGVGNLKLLATGFGQAAIAVGAAKMFIDPTARLFGGHSSEIVPKKEKAEAAT; via the coding sequence ATGACCCAGGAACGGGACGTGTACGACGTGACCATCATCGGCGGCGGACCGGTCGGCCTCTTTGCGGCCTTCTATGCGGGTCTTCGGGAAATGCGGACGAAGATCATCGAGGCCCTCCCCGAGCTGGGGGGCCAACTGATCACGCTGTATCCCGAAAAGCTCATCTATGACGTGGCCGGCTTCCCGGAAGTCCTGGCCAAGGACTTGGCGGCGAGCCTCATCGCCCAGGGCCTTCGCTACCAGCCCACCGTGTGCCTCGAGGAGCGGGCCGTCCAGTTGGAACGGGAGCCCGACGGCGTCTACGTGATCACGACCGACAAGGGCCGACGTCACTGGACCCGGACGGTCATCGTCTGCGCCGGCATCGGGGCCTTCAACCCGAACCGATTGGACCGACCCGGCGTGCAGGCCTTCGAGGGCCGGGGCGTCTACTACTTTGCGAAGAACTTCGAGGAGTTTCGGGACAAGCGCCTGCTCATCGTCGGGGGCGGCGACTCGGCCGTGGACTGGGCCCTCCATCTCTATCCCATCGCCCGACACGTCACGCTGATCCACCGCCGGACCGAATTCCGGGCCCACGAAAAGAGCGTGCGGGAGCTGATGGCGGCCCCCGTGACGGTCAAGACCCCTTATGAGCTTAAGGAACTCCGAGGCGACACCTGGGTCCGGGAGGCCGTCATCTATCAGAACCGGACGATGGAGGAGGAGACCCTCCCGGTCGATGCCGTCATCCTGGCCTTAGGCTTTAAGGCCGACATCGGCCCCCTGGCCGAGTGGGGCTTTGAGCTGGACGGGCGCTATATCAAGGTGAACGCCCGGATGGAGACGAGCCTGCCGGGCGTCTTCGCCTGCGGGGATATCGCCAGCGTGGAAGGCGTCGGGAACCTCAAGCTCCTGGCGACGGGCTTCGGCCAGGCGGCCATCGCCGTCGGGGCGGCCAAGATGTTCATCGACCCGACGGCCCGTCTGTTCGGCGGCCACAGTAGCGAGATCGTCCCCAAGAAGGAAAAGGCCGAGGCGGCCACCTGA